A DNA window from Eriocheir sinensis breed Jianghai 21 chromosome 22, ASM2467909v1, whole genome shotgun sequence contains the following coding sequences:
- the LOC127001880 gene encoding uncharacterized protein LOC127001880 isoform X7, with translation MKASLSLLAMLLKTYFPAVGASSSPAPDTRCPASITISGDEEWANITTVQNKSHDWGTVFYMSPDPGFRGVMLVAAGDAWQHDAWFTLDNTCFPRHAQWWRLAARVWRMMNDDTNSDNYLVFIVKIGDCALKCRRGGFRDPMNVNVAAQGPSRWRLGHPEPCTVEGNTTQNPSLINCTTTFTTTTTTTTTPTTTTTTTTTTTIAIIVVPVMIGVAVVVVLLVVVIKCYRQRRGNPDVRMRFQGVPSASESVVVENSLYETVDNTRRTEVVENSLYETVDNIRRTEVVENSLYETVDNTRGTEVVENSLYETLDNTRRTEVVENSLYETLDNTRGTEVVENSLYETVDNTRRTEVVENSLYETLDNTRRTEVVENSLYETVDNTRRTEVVENSLYETLDNTRGTEVVENSLYETVDNTRRTEVVENSLYETVDNTRRTEVVENSLYEPFENVRKPR, from the exons atgAAGGCTTCACTGTCCTTACTCGCGATGCTTCTTAAGACATATTTTCCTGCAGTCGGAGCTTCCTCCAGCCCCGCCCCGGACACGCGCTGCCCCGCCAGTATTACCATCTCGGGGGATGAGGAATGGGCGAACATTACCACCGTGCAAAATAAGTCGCACGACTGGGGCACCGTCTTCTACATGAGCCCTGATCCAGGCTTCAGGGGCGTCATgctcgtggcggcgggcgatgCCTGGCAGCACgacgcctggttcacgctggacAACACTTGCTTCCCTCGGCACGCACAGTGGTGGAGGTTGGCGGCACGTGTATGGAGAATGATGAACGATGACACCAACAGTGATAACTATCTTGTGTTTATAGTAAAGATTGGTGATTGTGCTCTTAAGTGCCGCAGAGGAGGCTTCCGCGATCCCATGAATGTTAATGTTGCTGCTCAGgggccctcaaggtggagattAGGTCACCCGGAGCCATGCACTGTAGAaggaaacacaacacaaaacccCTCATTGATAAACTGCACCACCAcctttacaaccaccaccaccaccaccaccacccctacaaccaccaccaccaccaccaccaccaccaccatcgccatcatagtCGTGCCGGTGATgattggtgttgctgttgttgttgttctgctagTGGTGGTCATCAAGTGTTACCGGCAGCGAAGGGGAAATccag ATGTAAGGATGCGATTCCAAGGTGTCCCGTCCGCCAGCGAGAGCgtggtggtcgagaacagcctgtacgagaccgtggacaacacccgcaggaccgaggtggtcgagaacagcctgtacgagaccgtgGACAACatccgcaggaccgaggtggtcgagaacagcctgtacgagaccgtggacaacacccgcgggaccgaggtggtcgagaacagcctgtacgagaccttggacaacacccgcaggaccgaggtggtcgagaacagcctgtacgagaccttggacaacacccgcgggaccgaggtggtcgagaacagcctgtacgagaccgtggacaacacccgcaggaccgaggtggtcgagaacagcctgtacgagaccttggacaacacccgcaggaccgaggtggtcgagaacagcctgtacgagaccgtggacaacacccgcaggaccgaggtggtcgagaacagcctgtacgagaccttggacaacacccgcgggaccgag gtggtcgagaacagcctgtacgagaccgtggacaacacccgcaggaccgaggtggtcgagaacagcctgtacgagaccgtggacaacacccgcaggaccgaggtggtcgagaacagcctgtacgagccctttgaaAACGTGAGGAAGCCgcggtaa
- the LOC127001880 gene encoding uncharacterized protein LOC127001880 isoform X38, which yields MKASLSLLAMLLKTYFPAVGASSSPAPDTRCPASITISGDEEWANITTVQNKSHDWGTVFYMSPDPGFRGVMLVAAGDAWQHDAWFTLDNTCFPRHAQWWRLAARVWRMMNDDTNSDNYLVFIVKIGDCALKCRRGGFRDPMNVNVAAQGPSRWRLGHPEPCTVEGNTTQNPSLINCTTTFTTTTTTTTTPTTTTTTTTTTTIAIIVVPVMIGVAVVVVLLVVVIKCYRQRRGNPDVRMRFQGVPSASESVVVENSLYETVDNIRRTEVVENSLYETLDNTRRTEVVENSLYETVDNTRRTEVVENSLYETLDNTRRTEVVENSLYETVDNTRRTEVVENSLYETLDNTRGTEVVENSLYETLDNTRRTEVVENSLYETVDNTRRTEVVENSLYETVDNTRRTEVVENSLYEPFENVRKPR from the exons atgAAGGCTTCACTGTCCTTACTCGCGATGCTTCTTAAGACATATTTTCCTGCAGTCGGAGCTTCCTCCAGCCCCGCCCCGGACACGCGCTGCCCCGCCAGTATTACCATCTCGGGGGATGAGGAATGGGCGAACATTACCACCGTGCAAAATAAGTCGCACGACTGGGGCACCGTCTTCTACATGAGCCCTGATCCAGGCTTCAGGGGCGTCATgctcgtggcggcgggcgatgCCTGGCAGCACgacgcctggttcacgctggacAACACTTGCTTCCCTCGGCACGCACAGTGGTGGAGGTTGGCGGCACGTGTATGGAGAATGATGAACGATGACACCAACAGTGATAACTATCTTGTGTTTATAGTAAAGATTGGTGATTGTGCTCTTAAGTGCCGCAGAGGAGGCTTCCGCGATCCCATGAATGTTAATGTTGCTGCTCAGgggccctcaaggtggagattAGGTCACCCGGAGCCATGCACTGTAGAaggaaacacaacacaaaacccCTCATTGATAAACTGCACCACCAcctttacaaccaccaccaccaccaccaccacccctacaaccaccaccaccaccaccaccaccaccaccatcgccatcatagtCGTGCCGGTGATgattggtgttgctgttgttgttgttctgctagTGGTGGTCATCAAGTGTTACCGGCAGCGAAGGGGAAATccag ATGTAAGGATGCGATTCCAAGGTGTCCCGTCCGCCAGCGAGAGCgtg gtggtcgagaacagcctgtacgagaccgtgGACAACatccgcaggaccgag gtggtcgagaacagcctgtacgagaccttggacaacacccgcaggaccgag gtggtcgagaacagcctgtacgagaccgtggacaacacccgcaggaccgaggtggtcgagaacagcctgtacgagaccttggacaacacccgcaggaccgaggtggtcgagaacagcctgtacgagaccgtggacaacacccgcaggaccgaggtggtcgagaacagcctgtacgagaccttggacaacacccgcgggaccgaggtggtcgagaacagcctgtacgagaccttggacaacacccgcaggaccgaggtggtcgagaacagcctgtacgagaccgtggacaacacccgcaggaccgaggtggtcgagaacagcctgtacgagaccgtggacaacacccgcaggaccgaggtggtcgagaacagcctgtacgagccctttgaaAACGTGAGGAAGCCgcggtaa
- the LOC127001880 gene encoding uncharacterized protein LOC127001880 isoform X11 — MKASLSLLAMLLKTYFPAVGASSSPAPDTRCPASITISGDEEWANITTVQNKSHDWGTVFYMSPDPGFRGVMLVAAGDAWQHDAWFTLDNTCFPRHAQWWRLAARVWRMMNDDTNSDNYLVFIVKIGDCALKCRRGGFRDPMNVNVAAQGPSRWRLGHPEPCTVEGNTTQNPSLINCTTTFTTTTTTTTTPTTTTTTTTTTTIAIIVVPVMIGVAVVVVLLVVVIKCYRQRRGNPDVRMRFQGVPSASESVVVENSLYETVDNIRRTEVVENSLYETVDNTRGTEVVENSLYETLDNTRRTEVVENSLYETLDNTRGTEVVENSLYETVDNTRRTEVVENSLYETLDNTRRTEVVENSLYETVDNTRRTEVVENSLYETLDNTRGTEVVENSLYETLDNTRRTEVVENSLYETVDNTRRTEVVENSLYETVDNTRRTEVVENSLYEPFENVRKPR, encoded by the exons atgAAGGCTTCACTGTCCTTACTCGCGATGCTTCTTAAGACATATTTTCCTGCAGTCGGAGCTTCCTCCAGCCCCGCCCCGGACACGCGCTGCCCCGCCAGTATTACCATCTCGGGGGATGAGGAATGGGCGAACATTACCACCGTGCAAAATAAGTCGCACGACTGGGGCACCGTCTTCTACATGAGCCCTGATCCAGGCTTCAGGGGCGTCATgctcgtggcggcgggcgatgCCTGGCAGCACgacgcctggttcacgctggacAACACTTGCTTCCCTCGGCACGCACAGTGGTGGAGGTTGGCGGCACGTGTATGGAGAATGATGAACGATGACACCAACAGTGATAACTATCTTGTGTTTATAGTAAAGATTGGTGATTGTGCTCTTAAGTGCCGCAGAGGAGGCTTCCGCGATCCCATGAATGTTAATGTTGCTGCTCAGgggccctcaaggtggagattAGGTCACCCGGAGCCATGCACTGTAGAaggaaacacaacacaaaacccCTCATTGATAAACTGCACCACCAcctttacaaccaccaccaccaccaccaccacccctacaaccaccaccaccaccaccaccaccaccaccatcgccatcatagtCGTGCCGGTGATgattggtgttgctgttgttgttgttctgctagTGGTGGTCATCAAGTGTTACCGGCAGCGAAGGGGAAATccag ATGTAAGGATGCGATTCCAAGGTGTCCCGTCCGCCAGCGAGAGCgtg gtggtcgagaacagcctgtacgagaccgtgGACAACatccgcaggaccgaggtggtcgagaacagcctgtacgagaccgtggacaacacccgcgggaccgaggtggtcgagaacagcctgtacgagaccttggacaacacccgcaggaccgaggtggtcgagaacagcctgtacgagaccttggacaacacccgcgggaccgaggtggtcgagaacagcctgtacgagaccgtggacaacacccgcaggaccgaggtggtcgagaacagcctgtacgagaccttggacaacacccgcaggaccgaggtggtcgagaacagcctgtacgagaccgtggacaacacccgcaggaccgaggtggtcgagaacagcctgtacgagaccttggacaacacccgcgggaccgaggtggtcgagaacagcctgtacgagaccttggacaacacccgcaggaccgaggtggtcgagaacagcctgtacgagaccgtggacaacacccgcaggaccgaggtggtcgagaacagcctgtacgagaccgtggacaacacccgcaggaccgaggtggtcgagaacagcctgtacgagccctttgaaAACGTGAGGAAGCCgcggtaa
- the LOC127001880 gene encoding uncharacterized protein LOC127001880 isoform X37, with protein MKASLSLLAMLLKTYFPAVGASSSPAPDTRCPASITISGDEEWANITTVQNKSHDWGTVFYMSPDPGFRGVMLVAAGDAWQHDAWFTLDNTCFPRHAQWWRLAARVWRMMNDDTNSDNYLVFIVKIGDCALKCRRGGFRDPMNVNVAAQGPSRWRLGHPEPCTVEGNTTQNPSLINCTTTFTTTTTTTTTPTTTTTTTTTTTIAIIVVPVMIGVAVVVVLLVVVIKCYRQRRGNPDVRMRFQGVPSASESVVVENSLYETVDNIRRTEVVENSLYETVDNTRGTEVVENSLYETVDNTRRTEVVENSLYETLDNTRRTEVVENSLYETVDNTRRTEVVENSLYETLDNTRGTEVVENSLYETLDNTRRTEVVENSLYETVDNTRRTEVVENSLYETVDNTRRTEVVENSLYEPFENVRKPR; from the exons atgAAGGCTTCACTGTCCTTACTCGCGATGCTTCTTAAGACATATTTTCCTGCAGTCGGAGCTTCCTCCAGCCCCGCCCCGGACACGCGCTGCCCCGCCAGTATTACCATCTCGGGGGATGAGGAATGGGCGAACATTACCACCGTGCAAAATAAGTCGCACGACTGGGGCACCGTCTTCTACATGAGCCCTGATCCAGGCTTCAGGGGCGTCATgctcgtggcggcgggcgatgCCTGGCAGCACgacgcctggttcacgctggacAACACTTGCTTCCCTCGGCACGCACAGTGGTGGAGGTTGGCGGCACGTGTATGGAGAATGATGAACGATGACACCAACAGTGATAACTATCTTGTGTTTATAGTAAAGATTGGTGATTGTGCTCTTAAGTGCCGCAGAGGAGGCTTCCGCGATCCCATGAATGTTAATGTTGCTGCTCAGgggccctcaaggtggagattAGGTCACCCGGAGCCATGCACTGTAGAaggaaacacaacacaaaacccCTCATTGATAAACTGCACCACCAcctttacaaccaccaccaccaccaccaccacccctacaaccaccaccaccaccaccaccaccaccaccatcgccatcatagtCGTGCCGGTGATgattggtgttgctgttgttgttgttctgctagTGGTGGTCATCAAGTGTTACCGGCAGCGAAGGGGAAATccag ATGTAAGGATGCGATTCCAAGGTGTCCCGTCCGCCAGCGAGAGCgtg gtggtcgagaacagcctgtacgagaccgtgGACAACatccgcaggaccgaggtggtcgagaacagcctgtacgagaccgtggacaacacccgcgggaccgag gtggtcgagaacagcctgtacgagaccgtggacaacacccgcaggaccgaggtggtcgagaacagcctgtacgagaccttggacaacacccgcaggaccgaggtggtcgagaacagcctgtacgagaccgtggacaacacccgcaggaccgaggtggtcgagaacagcctgtacgagaccttggacaacacccgcgggaccgaggtggtcgagaacagcctgtacgagaccttggacaacacccgcaggaccgaggtggtcgagaacagcctgtacgagaccgtggacaacacccgcaggaccgaggtggtcgagaacagcctgtacgagaccgtggacaacacccgcaggaccgaggtggtcgagaacagcctgtacgagccctttgaaAACGTGAGGAAGCCgcggtaa
- the LOC127001880 gene encoding uncharacterized protein LOC127001880 isoform X23 has protein sequence MKASLSLLAMLLKTYFPAVGASSSPAPDTRCPASITISGDEEWANITTVQNKSHDWGTVFYMSPDPGFRGVMLVAAGDAWQHDAWFTLDNTCFPRHAQWWRLAARVWRMMNDDTNSDNYLVFIVKIGDCALKCRRGGFRDPMNVNVAAQGPSRWRLGHPEPCTVEGNTTQNPSLINCTTTFTTTTTTTTTPTTTTTTTTTTTIAIIVVPVMIGVAVVVVLLVVVIKCYRQRRGNPDVRMRFQGVPSASESVVVENSLYETVDNTRRTEVVENSLYETVDNTRGTEVVENSLYETLDNTRGTEVVENSLYETVDNTRRTEVVENSLYETLDNTRRTEVVENSLYETVDNTRRTEVVENSLYETLDNTRGTEVVENSLYETLDNTRRTEVVENSLYETVDNTRRTEVVENSLYETVDNTRRTEVVENSLYEPFENVRKPR, from the exons atgAAGGCTTCACTGTCCTTACTCGCGATGCTTCTTAAGACATATTTTCCTGCAGTCGGAGCTTCCTCCAGCCCCGCCCCGGACACGCGCTGCCCCGCCAGTATTACCATCTCGGGGGATGAGGAATGGGCGAACATTACCACCGTGCAAAATAAGTCGCACGACTGGGGCACCGTCTTCTACATGAGCCCTGATCCAGGCTTCAGGGGCGTCATgctcgtggcggcgggcgatgCCTGGCAGCACgacgcctggttcacgctggacAACACTTGCTTCCCTCGGCACGCACAGTGGTGGAGGTTGGCGGCACGTGTATGGAGAATGATGAACGATGACACCAACAGTGATAACTATCTTGTGTTTATAGTAAAGATTGGTGATTGTGCTCTTAAGTGCCGCAGAGGAGGCTTCCGCGATCCCATGAATGTTAATGTTGCTGCTCAGgggccctcaaggtggagattAGGTCACCCGGAGCCATGCACTGTAGAaggaaacacaacacaaaacccCTCATTGATAAACTGCACCACCAcctttacaaccaccaccaccaccaccaccacccctacaaccaccaccaccaccaccaccaccaccaccatcgccatcatagtCGTGCCGGTGATgattggtgttgctgttgttgttgttctgctagTGGTGGTCATCAAGTGTTACCGGCAGCGAAGGGGAAATccag ATGTAAGGATGCGATTCCAAGGTGTCCCGTCCGCCAGCGAGAGCgtggtggtcgagaacagcctgtacgagaccgtggacaacacccgcaggaccgag gtggtcgagaacagcctgtacgagaccgtggacaacacccgcgggaccgag gtggtcgagaacagcctgtacgagaccttggacaacacccgcgggaccgaggtggtcgagaacagcctgtacgagaccgtggacaacacccgcaggaccgaggtggtcgagaacagcctgtacgagaccttggacaacacccgcaggaccgaggtggtcgagaacagcctgtacgagaccgtggacaacacccgcaggaccgaggtggtcgagaacagcctgtacgagaccttggacaacacccgcgggaccgaggtggtcgagaacagcctgtacgagaccttggacaacacccgcaggaccgaggtggtcgagaacagcctgtacgagaccgtggacaacacccgcaggaccgaggtggtcgagaacagcctgtacgagaccgtggacaacacccgcaggaccgaggtggtcgagaacagcctgtacgagccctttgaaAACGTGAGGAAGCCgcggtaa
- the LOC127001880 gene encoding uncharacterized protein LOC127001880 isoform X43, with protein sequence MKASLSLLAMLLKTYFPAVGASSSPAPDTRCPASITISGDEEWANITTVQNKSHDWGTVFYMSPDPGFRGVMLVAAGDAWQHDAWFTLDNTCFPRHAQWWRLAARVWRMMNDDTNSDNYLVFIVKIGDCALKCRRGGFRDPMNVNVAAQGPSRWRLGHPEPCTVEGNTTQNPSLINCTTTFTTTTTTTTTPTTTTTTTTTTTIAIIVVPVMIGVAVVVVLLVVVIKCYRQRRGNPDVRMRFQGVPSASESVVVENSLYETVDNTRRTEVVENSLYETVDNIRRTEVVENSLYETVDNTRGTEVVENSLYETLDNTRRTEVVENSLYETLDNTRGTEVVENSLYETVDNTRRTEVVENSLYETLDNTRRTEVVENSLYETLDNTRGTEVVENSLYEPFENVRKPR encoded by the exons atgAAGGCTTCACTGTCCTTACTCGCGATGCTTCTTAAGACATATTTTCCTGCAGTCGGAGCTTCCTCCAGCCCCGCCCCGGACACGCGCTGCCCCGCCAGTATTACCATCTCGGGGGATGAGGAATGGGCGAACATTACCACCGTGCAAAATAAGTCGCACGACTGGGGCACCGTCTTCTACATGAGCCCTGATCCAGGCTTCAGGGGCGTCATgctcgtggcggcgggcgatgCCTGGCAGCACgacgcctggttcacgctggacAACACTTGCTTCCCTCGGCACGCACAGTGGTGGAGGTTGGCGGCACGTGTATGGAGAATGATGAACGATGACACCAACAGTGATAACTATCTTGTGTTTATAGTAAAGATTGGTGATTGTGCTCTTAAGTGCCGCAGAGGAGGCTTCCGCGATCCCATGAATGTTAATGTTGCTGCTCAGgggccctcaaggtggagattAGGTCACCCGGAGCCATGCACTGTAGAaggaaacacaacacaaaacccCTCATTGATAAACTGCACCACCAcctttacaaccaccaccaccaccaccaccacccctacaaccaccaccaccaccaccaccaccaccaccatcgccatcatagtCGTGCCGGTGATgattggtgttgctgttgttgttgttctgctagTGGTGGTCATCAAGTGTTACCGGCAGCGAAGGGGAAATccag ATGTAAGGATGCGATTCCAAGGTGTCCCGTCCGCCAGCGAGAGCgtggtggtcgagaacagcctgtacgagaccgtggacaacacccgcaggaccgaggtggtcgagaacagcctgtacgagaccgtgGACAACatccgcaggaccgaggtggtcgagaacagcctgtacgagaccgtggacaacacccgcgggaccgaggtggtcgagaacagcctgtacgagaccttggacaacacccgcaggaccgaggtggtcgagaacagcctgtacgagaccttggacaacacccgcgggaccgaggtggtcgagaacagcctgtacgagaccgtggacaacacccgcaggaccgaggtggtcgagaacagcctgtacgagaccttggacaacacccgcaggaccgag gtggtcgagaacagcctgtacgagaccttggacaacacccgcgggaccgag gtggtcgagaacagcctgtacgagccctttgaaAACGTGAGGAAGCCgcggtaa
- the LOC127001880 gene encoding uncharacterized protein LOC127001880 isoform X41 — protein sequence MKASLSLLAMLLKTYFPAVGASSSPAPDTRCPASITISGDEEWANITTVQNKSHDWGTVFYMSPDPGFRGVMLVAAGDAWQHDAWFTLDNTCFPRHAQWWRLAARVWRMMNDDTNSDNYLVFIVKIGDCALKCRRGGFRDPMNVNVAAQGPSRWRLGHPEPCTVEGNTTQNPSLINCTTTFTTTTTTTTTPTTTTTTTTTTTIAIIVVPVMIGVAVVVVLLVVVIKCYRQRRGNPDVRMRFQGVPSASESVVVENSLYETVDNTRRTEVVENSLYETVDNIRRTEVVENSLYETVDNTRGTEVVENSLYETLDNTRRTEVVENSLYETLDNTRGTEVVENSLYETVDNTRRTEVVENSLYETVDNTRRTEVVENSLYETLDNTRGTEVVENSLYEPFENVRKPR from the exons atgAAGGCTTCACTGTCCTTACTCGCGATGCTTCTTAAGACATATTTTCCTGCAGTCGGAGCTTCCTCCAGCCCCGCCCCGGACACGCGCTGCCCCGCCAGTATTACCATCTCGGGGGATGAGGAATGGGCGAACATTACCACCGTGCAAAATAAGTCGCACGACTGGGGCACCGTCTTCTACATGAGCCCTGATCCAGGCTTCAGGGGCGTCATgctcgtggcggcgggcgatgCCTGGCAGCACgacgcctggttcacgctggacAACACTTGCTTCCCTCGGCACGCACAGTGGTGGAGGTTGGCGGCACGTGTATGGAGAATGATGAACGATGACACCAACAGTGATAACTATCTTGTGTTTATAGTAAAGATTGGTGATTGTGCTCTTAAGTGCCGCAGAGGAGGCTTCCGCGATCCCATGAATGTTAATGTTGCTGCTCAGgggccctcaaggtggagattAGGTCACCCGGAGCCATGCACTGTAGAaggaaacacaacacaaaacccCTCATTGATAAACTGCACCACCAcctttacaaccaccaccaccaccaccaccacccctacaaccaccaccaccaccaccaccaccaccaccatcgccatcatagtCGTGCCGGTGATgattggtgttgctgttgttgttgttctgctagTGGTGGTCATCAAGTGTTACCGGCAGCGAAGGGGAAATccag ATGTAAGGATGCGATTCCAAGGTGTCCCGTCCGCCAGCGAGAGCgtggtggtcgagaacagcctgtacgagaccgtggacaacacccgcaggaccgaggtggtcgagaacagcctgtacgagaccgtgGACAACatccgcaggaccgaggtggtcgagaacagcctgtacgagaccgtggacaacacccgcgggaccgaggtggtcgagaacagcctgtacgagaccttggacaacacccgcaggaccgaggtggtcgagaacagcctgtacgagaccttggacaacacccgcgggaccgaggtggtcgagaacagcctgtacgagaccgtggacaacacccgcaggaccgag gtggtcgagaacagcctgtacgagaccgtggacaacacccgcaggaccgaggtggtcgagaacagcctgtacgagaccttggacaacacccgcgggaccgag gtggtcgagaacagcctgtacgagccctttgaaAACGTGAGGAAGCCgcggtaa
- the LOC127001880 gene encoding uncharacterized protein LOC127001880 isoform X13, with the protein MKASLSLLAMLLKTYFPAVGASSSPAPDTRCPASITISGDEEWANITTVQNKSHDWGTVFYMSPDPGFRGVMLVAAGDAWQHDAWFTLDNTCFPRHAQWWRLAARVWRMMNDDTNSDNYLVFIVKIGDCALKCRRGGFRDPMNVNVAAQGPSRWRLGHPEPCTVEGNTTQNPSLINCTTTFTTTTTTTTTPTTTTTTTTTTTIAIIVVPVMIGVAVVVVLLVVVIKCYRQRRGNPDVRMRFQGVPSASESVVVENSLYETVDNTRRTEVVENSLYETVDNIRRTEVVENSLYETVDNTRGTEVVENSLYETVDNTRRTEVVENSLYETLDNTRRTEVVENSLYETVDNTRRTEVVENSLYETLDNTRGTEVVENSLYETLDNTRRTEVVENSLYETVDNTRRTEVVENSLYETVDNTRRTEVVENSLYEPFENVRKPR; encoded by the exons atgAAGGCTTCACTGTCCTTACTCGCGATGCTTCTTAAGACATATTTTCCTGCAGTCGGAGCTTCCTCCAGCCCCGCCCCGGACACGCGCTGCCCCGCCAGTATTACCATCTCGGGGGATGAGGAATGGGCGAACATTACCACCGTGCAAAATAAGTCGCACGACTGGGGCACCGTCTTCTACATGAGCCCTGATCCAGGCTTCAGGGGCGTCATgctcgtggcggcgggcgatgCCTGGCAGCACgacgcctggttcacgctggacAACACTTGCTTCCCTCGGCACGCACAGTGGTGGAGGTTGGCGGCACGTGTATGGAGAATGATGAACGATGACACCAACAGTGATAACTATCTTGTGTTTATAGTAAAGATTGGTGATTGTGCTCTTAAGTGCCGCAGAGGAGGCTTCCGCGATCCCATGAATGTTAATGTTGCTGCTCAGgggccctcaaggtggagattAGGTCACCCGGAGCCATGCACTGTAGAaggaaacacaacacaaaacccCTCATTGATAAACTGCACCACCAcctttacaaccaccaccaccaccaccaccacccctacaaccaccaccaccaccaccaccaccaccaccatcgccatcatagtCGTGCCGGTGATgattggtgttgctgttgttgttgttctgctagTGGTGGTCATCAAGTGTTACCGGCAGCGAAGGGGAAATccag ATGTAAGGATGCGATTCCAAGGTGTCCCGTCCGCCAGCGAGAGCgtggtggtcgagaacagcctgtacgagaccgtggacaacacccgcaggaccgaggtggtcgagaacagcctgtacgagaccgtgGACAACatccgcaggaccgaggtggtcgagaacagcctgtacgagaccgtggacaacacccgcgggaccgag gtggtcgagaacagcctgtacgagaccgtggacaacacccgcaggaccgaggtggtcgagaacagcctgtacgagaccttggacaacacccgcaggaccgaggtggtcgagaacagcctgtacgagaccgtggacaacacccgcaggaccgaggtggtcgagaacagcctgtacgagaccttggacaacacccgcgggaccgaggtggtcgagaacagcctgtacgagaccttggacaacacccgcaggaccgaggtggtcgagaacagcctgtacgagaccgtggacaacacccgcaggaccgaggtggtcgagaacagcctgtacgagaccgtggacaacacccgcaggaccgaggtggtcgagaacagcctgtacgagccctttgaaAACGTGAGGAAGCCgcggtaa